The genomic DNA CGAATCCGAGAGGCCGCGCCCGCCGAGGGCGAAGCTGAAGATCAGGATAAGTAACGCGACATTTCGCCCGAAAATCCCCATCGCAATCATCGCCCCTCCCTTCCATGCGCTCGATGAAGAAGGCGCGATCGTACCAATTCCGAGCTTCGCGCGTCAAATTCGCAGAAAAAACTCGTTGACGCGTTGTGGGCCTTCTCTATAAAATGGAGGCGCCATTTCGCCACGAGGCGAGATGGCGAGATCCACTCCAGTTCGAACGCGTGCTCCAGCGAGTTTCCGTCGGCGAGAGCGGTAGTCGAGGATGCTCGATATCGAGCGGAGAGCGCCGGATCCAGTCGTCCGTTCGCCCGAAGCCACGGGCAGAGGCGCTTGTGAAATCTGCGGGTAAACTGGAGCCGCTTTATGGACACGTCATCGGACCTCCTCAGCTTCGCTCGCGCCTTGCGTGTCGGGGGCTTCGAATTCACCTGGCGTGCGCAGGACGAGGCCTGGCTTCCACGCTTCAAAGGCTCGACGATTCGCGGCGCTATAGGCTGGGCCTTCAAGCGCGTCGTGTGCGTTCGTCCCGACGGGCAATGCGAACTCTGCACGGTGCGCTCGAGCTGCCGTTACCCCTACGTGTTCGAGACATCGCCCCCACCCGATGTGCCCGTGTTTCGCGGACAGCGTTTCGCGCCCCACCCTTACGTGCTGGAGCCTCCGCTCGAAGAGAAAGAGCGTTATGCTCCGGGCGAGCCCTTGACCTTCGGCCTTTGGCTTTTCGGACGAGCGGTGGCCGATCTCCCTTATGTGATCTTAGCTGCAGAACAGGCAGGACGCGCTGGCATCGGGCGAGGACGCGCTCGCTTCACTCTCGAAACGGTGCGCACTCGAGACGCCGATGGTGGGACTTTCGTGATCTACGACGGTTCGTCCAGGCGCTTCGTCTGGGAGAAGGGCGAACTGTGCTTGGAGGCGTTCATCCAGGCGCGGCAACTTCGACTTCAGAACTCTCCCGGGGATCGCGTCCGGCTTCGCTTCATAACCCCCACGCGCGTGCGCGTCGGCGGAGATTTACAAGGTGAGCTTCCTTTCGACCTATTTGTG from Blastocatellia bacterium includes the following:
- the cas6 gene encoding CRISPR system precrRNA processing endoribonuclease RAMP protein Cas6 is translated as MDTSSDLLSFARALRVGGFEFTWRAQDEAWLPRFKGSTIRGAIGWAFKRVVCVRPDGQCELCTVRSSCRYPYVFETSPPPDVPVFRGQRFAPHPYVLEPPLEEKERYAPGEPLTFGLWLFGRAVADLPYVILAAEQAGRAGIGRGRARFTLETVRTRDADGGTFVIYDGSSRRFVWEKGELCLEAFIQARQLRLQNSPGDRVRLRFITPTRVRVGGDLQGELPFDLFVRSLLRRLWQLVLVHGDEPKALDHRSLIERAQAIPAVHQALVWRDWERYSHRQRTKMRLGGFVGEIEYELKENARIDFLPLLIAGELVHVGTGTTFGLGKYVLEIAHHESALNSVPATS